From one Synergistaceae bacterium genomic stretch:
- a CDS encoding Gfo/Idh/MocA family oxidoreductase, producing MSERIGVIGVGHLGQHHARIYTELLDASLVGVADSDIERARFIGEHLGVPAYSSIEDLINHKQVDALSIVVPTSQHYQTAKTALEAGIHVLVEKPVTLRPEEAGELLDIATRKNLVLQVGHIERFNSAIRYISQIHPQPVYLDSRRVGPFSARINDVGVVLDLMIHDIDIILSLVPSSIAKIAATGSCVFSEHEDIADAQITFQNGVIAHILVSRCAEKKCRQLEIVERERQITINYELQTVQISRCVNNSDGQVEIRETPVFPKSEPLKLELADFVRCVKDKKPPVVGGKDGKRALEVAVEILRQINASPNNDELRRAV from the coding sequence ATGAGTGAAAGAATTGGCGTTATAGGAGTAGGACATCTTGGCCAGCACCACGCAAGAATTTATACAGAGCTTTTAGATGCCAGTCTGGTCGGAGTTGCAGACAGCGACATCGAACGCGCCCGCTTCATCGGTGAACATTTAGGAGTCCCCGCATATAGTTCAATTGAAGATCTTATAAATCATAAACAAGTCGACGCGCTTTCTATCGTTGTACCGACAAGCCAGCACTACCAAACCGCAAAAACTGCACTTGAAGCCGGGATTCATGTTTTAGTCGAGAAACCTGTAACGCTCAGACCCGAAGAGGCCGGCGAACTGCTTGACATTGCAACACGAAAAAATTTAGTCCTTCAAGTCGGCCACATTGAAAGATTCAACAGCGCAATTAGATATATTTCGCAGATTCATCCGCAGCCCGTTTATCTTGATTCACGCAGAGTCGGCCCATTTAGCGCAAGAATTAACGATGTCGGAGTCGTCCTTGATTTAATGATTCATGACATAGATATAATTTTGTCGCTCGTTCCGTCGAGTATTGCGAAAATTGCCGCTACAGGTTCATGCGTATTCAGTGAACATGAAGACATTGCAGACGCTCAAATAACTTTTCAAAATGGTGTAATTGCTCATATTTTAGTGAGTCGTTGTGCTGAGAAAAAATGCAGACAGTTAGAAATCGTCGAACGTGAGCGCCAGATTACTATAAATTATGAGCTTCAAACAGTGCAAATCAGCCGCTGCGTAAATAATTCTGATGGACAAGTCGAAATAAGAGAGACTCCGGTCTTCCCGAAGAGTGAGCCATTAAAATTAGAACTTGCTGATTTCGTAAGGTGCGTCAAGGACAAGAAACCCCCAGTAGTAGGAGGCAAGGACGGCAAACGAGCTTTAGAAGTCGCTGTAGAAATTTTACGGCAGATAAATGCGAGTCCCAACAATGACGAATTAAGACGAGCTGTATAA